A genomic stretch from Pararhizobium sp. IMCC21322 includes:
- a CDS encoding SDR family NAD(P)-dependent oxidoreductase encodes MEPSGFFDFSNQRVLVVGASRGGIGSAIAAAFKAASADVTITGVEPEPAPADRGVYSYRQFDVTDGASIDKIAGEIDALDILVNCASITSRGEEMNPDFFSKVIEVNLEGTFRVSAALLDQLKRSKGKVINISSMYGSFGSPMNPAYGASKAAVKQLTKSLAIAWAEHDIRVNCIAPGFIITEQSAKSRANPAHVEAVNARTPMKRWGQPQDLAGPTLFLASPASAFMTGTCLNVDGGYSVV; translated from the coding sequence ATGGAACCATCAGGGTTTTTTGACTTTTCAAATCAAAGAGTTCTTGTCGTTGGCGCAAGTCGTGGCGGCATCGGATCGGCCATCGCCGCTGCGTTCAAGGCTGCCTCTGCCGACGTGACTATAACTGGCGTAGAGCCGGAGCCCGCACCGGCAGACCGAGGCGTCTATTCATACAGGCAATTTGATGTCACCGATGGTGCGTCGATCGATAAGATCGCAGGCGAAATCGATGCCCTGGACATTCTGGTGAATTGTGCCTCCATCACCTCGCGGGGCGAGGAGATGAACCCTGACTTTTTTTCCAAGGTCATAGAGGTTAATCTGGAGGGTACGTTTCGCGTGAGCGCCGCGCTGCTGGATCAGTTGAAAAGATCGAAGGGCAAGGTGATCAATATCTCCTCGATGTATGGTTCGTTTGGCAGTCCGATGAACCCCGCTTATGGCGCTTCCAAAGCCGCCGTCAAACAGCTCACGAAATCGCTGGCAATCGCCTGGGCTGAGCACGATATTCGTGTCAACTGCATTGCACCCGGTTTTATTATCACGGAACAATCAGCCAAAAGTCGAGCAAATCCAGCGCATGTCGAAGCGGTCAATGCGCGCACACCTATGAAGCGTTGGGGACAGCCTCAGGATTTGGCGGGTCCCACCCTGTTTCTTGCTTCACCCGCATCAGCATTCATGACAGGCACATGTTTGAACGTCGATGGAGGTTACTCAGTTGTTTAG
- a CDS encoding SDR family oxidoreductase: MDINVNGKVVLVTGSTQGIGQAVAMECARSGAAGIIITGRRADAGKAVVEEIEKLGVKASMVAADLLAEQAGERIFDHALSAFGRVDALVNCAGLTTRAGAEDADRATWQALFKVNTEEAFFLMQRMIQHLKAEKRSGSIVNILSINMHGGRKDLTVYSATKAALALITKNVAQHHRWDRIRANGINVGWADTPGERIMQAQTLGHGDGWLEEAEAKQPFGKLLHADDIARLAVYLISETSSPMTGAIIDQEQSVAGGLDA; this comes from the coding sequence ATGGACATAAATGTGAATGGCAAAGTGGTCCTGGTAACAGGGTCAACGCAAGGGATTGGCCAAGCGGTTGCCATGGAATGCGCGCGGAGCGGCGCTGCAGGTATTATCATCACCGGGCGTAGAGCTGATGCTGGTAAAGCGGTCGTTGAAGAGATCGAGAAGCTTGGCGTGAAGGCAAGTATGGTGGCTGCAGACTTGCTGGCTGAGCAGGCAGGCGAACGCATTTTTGATCACGCTTTATCCGCATTCGGACGGGTGGACGCGTTGGTTAACTGTGCAGGTCTGACGACCCGAGCCGGGGCAGAAGATGCGGATCGCGCCACATGGCAGGCCCTGTTCAAAGTAAACACCGAAGAAGCATTTTTTCTGATGCAGCGGATGATTCAGCACTTGAAAGCTGAAAAGCGCAGCGGATCCATCGTCAATATATTATCCATCAACATGCATGGGGGCAGAAAGGACCTGACTGTCTATTCAGCCACCAAAGCGGCGCTGGCCCTGATCACCAAGAATGTCGCGCAGCATCACAGATGGGATCGCATTCGTGCAAATGGGATAAATGTGGGCTGGGCAGATACGCCGGGAGAACGGATCATGCAGGCGCAAACTCTGGGTCATGGCGATGGATGGTTAGAGGAGGCGGAGGCAAAGCAGCCCTTCGGCAAATTGCTTCATGCGGACGATATCGCCCGGTTGGCGGTCTACCTCATCAGCGAAACCTCATCGCCCATGACCGGTGCAATTATCGATCAGGAACAATCGGTCGCAGGGGGGCTTGATGCATAA
- a CDS encoding ABC transporter permease codes for MGKLSKLLSVRPEVGPAVLLVLLVVIFTSINPKFLSILNISNTLAFTVELGLIALAMTLLMTSGEFDLSVGSVFGLTPVIMWALFNGTDIPLAFAFLFAMAIAICIGLINGWFVTYLKIPSFLVTLGMLLVARGTALYITDGFPQRTWNASDEWLSAVLVGDIQIGALRLYMSLFWFVLAAVLLHYTLQKTKFGNWIQASGGNAHAARARGVRVDATKIKLFVLSSALAGFAGIISSIRTSAANPNSGTGYELEVIAMVVIGGTALMGGRGTIVGTVIGIFILRLMRNGIVMIGVPGLAYNIFIGAIILAMMALHSWLDRRNHSGG; via the coding sequence ATGGGAAAGTTGTCTAAGCTTCTGAGTGTCAGACCAGAGGTGGGGCCAGCCGTATTGCTGGTTTTGCTGGTCGTTATATTTACCTCCATCAATCCAAAATTCCTGTCTATTTTGAATATCAGCAACACACTCGCGTTCACCGTTGAACTTGGTTTGATCGCGTTGGCCATGACCCTCCTGATGACATCAGGCGAGTTTGATTTGTCCGTGGGGTCTGTATTCGGTCTGACGCCCGTTATCATGTGGGCGCTTTTCAACGGCACAGATATTCCGCTGGCGTTTGCCTTTCTGTTCGCGATGGCAATTGCGATTTGCATTGGTCTGATCAATGGATGGTTTGTCACATATCTTAAAATCCCGTCCTTTCTGGTTACGCTCGGTATGTTGCTTGTGGCGCGCGGCACCGCGCTTTACATCACGGATGGTTTTCCTCAACGGACCTGGAATGCAAGCGACGAGTGGTTGTCAGCAGTTTTAGTTGGCGATATCCAGATTGGCGCGCTGCGGCTCTATATGTCGCTTTTCTGGTTCGTTTTGGCCGCTGTCCTGCTGCACTACACGCTGCAAAAGACAAAATTTGGCAACTGGATTCAAGCGTCCGGCGGCAACGCCCATGCGGCCCGCGCACGTGGCGTGAGGGTGGATGCGACAAAGATCAAACTTTTCGTCTTAAGCTCTGCTTTGGCCGGTTTTGCCGGTATCATCAGCTCCATACGTACGTCCGCCGCTAACCCGAACAGCGGTACAGGCTATGAATTGGAAGTGATTGCTATGGTCGTCATCGGCGGCACAGCTCTTATGGGCGGGCGCGGCACGATTGTTGGCACAGTCATAGGTATCTTTATCCTGCGCCTGATGCGCAATGGCATCGTGATGATTGGAGTGCCGGGCCTGGCTTATAACATTTTTATCGGTGCAATTATTCTGGCAATGATGGCCCTTCATTCATGGCTTGATCGCCGCAATCATTCGGGAGGCTAA
- a CDS encoding Gfo/Idh/MocA family protein has protein sequence MVSPGSIGAAVIGTGFIGTVHVQALRRLGVHVLGVLGSSAARGAEAAQTIGVPKAYASLEELLADADVKVVHVTSPNQFHFSQVKQILAAGRHVVCEKPLTMTSAEAIELVALAKASNLITAVNYNIRYYPLNQHSRAMVAAGDLGDVRLITGHYMQDWLLFDTDWNWRLEADKGGLLRAFGDIGTHWIDLTSFISGLKITSVMAELSTFVKTRQQPVGPVETFSQDRSGETVARNITTEDSALLLLRYENGARGSVVVSQVSPGKKNSLCWQIDGSKSSAAWDSEKPDHLPIGHRDKPNQTLQRDAALMNAAGAAAAALPGGHVEGFADSFFALFREIYGAIEAGQPPENPGYASFADGCYEMYVCDAVLESARLGRWVDLKSEASS, from the coding sequence ATGGTTAGCCCTGGGTCAATTGGTGCTGCGGTTATTGGCACAGGTTTCATCGGCACGGTCCACGTTCAGGCGCTTCGGCGGCTGGGCGTCCATGTCCTGGGCGTGTTGGGCTCAAGTGCTGCGCGGGGCGCAGAGGCTGCACAAACGATAGGTGTCCCAAAAGCATATGCTTCTCTGGAAGAATTGCTCGCGGACGCCGACGTGAAAGTTGTACATGTTACTTCGCCCAATCAGTTCCATTTCTCGCAGGTTAAGCAGATTTTGGCTGCTGGACGGCATGTAGTGTGTGAAAAACCGCTGACGATGACCTCGGCTGAGGCTATTGAACTGGTCGCACTTGCGAAAGCCAGCAATCTCATCACGGCCGTGAATTACAACATTCGTTACTATCCGTTGAACCAGCACAGTCGCGCCATGGTGGCGGCTGGCGACTTGGGTGATGTGCGTTTGATTACCGGCCACTACATGCAGGACTGGTTGTTATTCGACACAGACTGGAACTGGCGGCTGGAAGCTGACAAGGGCGGCCTTCTGCGTGCCTTTGGCGACATCGGCACCCATTGGATTGACCTCACCAGTTTTATCAGCGGCCTTAAAATCACATCTGTTATGGCAGAATTATCGACCTTCGTGAAAACCCGCCAACAGCCCGTTGGTCCAGTTGAAACATTCTCGCAAGATCGTTCGGGCGAAACCGTTGCCAGAAACATTACAACCGAAGACAGTGCGCTATTGCTGCTGCGGTATGAAAATGGTGCGCGCGGCTCTGTGGTCGTCAGCCAGGTAAGCCCGGGCAAGAAAAACTCTTTGTGCTGGCAAATCGACGGTTCAAAATCGTCAGCAGCCTGGGATTCTGAAAAACCGGATCACTTGCCCATTGGTCATCGTGACAAGCCAAATCAAACATTGCAACGTGATGCGGCTTTGATGAACGCGGCGGGTGCTGCCGCAGCCGCTTTGCCGGGTGGTCACGTCGAGGGTTTCGCAGATTCCTTTTTCGCGCTGTTTCGTGAGATCTATGGGGCGATTGAGGCAGGTCAGCCGCCAGAAAACCCCGGTTATGCCAGCTTTGCAGATGGTTGTTACGAAATGTATGTATGTGATGCCGTTTTGGAAAGCGCGCGGCTTGGGCGTTGGGTAGACCTCAAATCAGAAGCAAGTTCTTGA
- a CDS encoding MurR/RpiR family transcriptional regulator: MSSKRPDIEAAELAIDFAKLVDILVERQSSLPKRLREFAQFCLNNPEDIAMYNIVSLSQLAGVPAATITRFAKEMGFAGFTELQAVFRQRLIGPRMTYADRIKALGDASAQRDGVNVDLEHPRAILDTFFQTGVDSLLRLRDDVQEQPLEAFIDCLAGAAAVHIAAARGAYGVGAYCFYGFSKTGKRAHMIDNLGAMREQQVGAIRNDEVVLVLTFDDYSAETVDVATMAVQQNKTVIAITDNELSPVVKLAKHVLYVKEARLGHFRSQVPALVLCQSIIVSVGQRQDGVN, encoded by the coding sequence ATGTCTTCCAAAAGGCCCGACATTGAGGCCGCAGAACTTGCCATAGATTTTGCCAAGCTGGTGGATATTCTGGTGGAGCGTCAATCGAGTCTGCCCAAACGGCTTCGTGAGTTCGCTCAATTTTGTCTGAACAATCCTGAAGATATTGCGATGTACAATATTGTGAGCCTGTCACAATTGGCAGGTGTGCCCGCCGCGACCATAACCCGCTTTGCCAAGGAAATGGGGTTTGCCGGCTTTACCGAGTTGCAGGCTGTGTTTCGCCAGCGCCTGATCGGACCACGCATGACCTATGCTGACCGTATCAAAGCCCTGGGTGATGCAAGTGCACAGCGGGACGGGGTCAATGTTGATCTTGAGCATCCACGAGCAATTTTGGATACGTTTTTTCAAACCGGAGTGGACTCGCTTTTGCGGCTGCGCGACGATGTTCAAGAACAGCCTCTGGAAGCTTTTATTGATTGTTTGGCCGGTGCTGCAGCCGTTCATATTGCCGCAGCGCGTGGTGCCTACGGGGTAGGTGCCTATTGCTTTTACGGGTTTTCCAAAACCGGAAAACGCGCGCATATGATTGATAATCTGGGCGCAATGCGCGAGCAGCAGGTTGGTGCCATCCGCAATGATGAAGTGGTATTGGTGCTGACCTTTGATGACTACTCGGCAGAAACTGTCGATGTTGCCACGATGGCGGTCCAGCAAAACAAGACCGTCATCGCCATTACCGACAATGAGCTAAGTCCGGTGGTCAAGCTGGCCAAACATGTCCTTTATGTCAAAGAGGCACGTCTGGGCCATTTCAGATCACAGGTGCCAGCGCTTGTACTTTGCCAGTCGATCATTGTCAGTGTTGGCCAGCGTCAGGATGGGGTTAATTGA
- a CDS encoding sugar phosphate isomerase/epimerase produces MQLGILTAPFPETDLMDVADWAASSGFTALEVACWPVADGPVRRYAGTTHIDVANITAVQGSDIVAELSGKGVSISGLGYYPNPLHPDAAHRDVVLAHLKSVIDGASKMGVQVVNTFCGGDASVNIDENWARAQTIWPDIISYARDKGVKIAFENCPMIFSHDEWPGGHNIAYSPYIWRRILEAWGGDVGMNFDPSHLVWQMIDQRRFVREFGAHMLHVHAKDLMIDHDGLYERGIMSGGMGWQVPRMPGLGDVNWGHFFADLYRAGYDGPVIIEHEDRDFEGDDAGIKRGFLLARDTLQPYIH; encoded by the coding sequence ATGCAGCTTGGAATATTGACCGCACCGTTCCCCGAAACGGATTTGATGGATGTGGCAGATTGGGCCGCTTCATCAGGCTTTACGGCGCTCGAAGTGGCGTGTTGGCCTGTGGCCGATGGGCCTGTCAGGCGTTATGCGGGAACCACGCATATTGATGTGGCCAACATCACTGCGGTGCAGGGCTCTGACATTGTGGCTGAATTATCGGGCAAGGGTGTCTCTATATCGGGGCTTGGCTACTATCCAAATCCCTTGCACCCGGACGCGGCGCATCGTGACGTGGTGTTGGCGCATTTGAAGTCGGTGATTGATGGTGCGTCCAAGATGGGCGTTCAGGTGGTCAACACATTTTGCGGTGGGGATGCATCGGTTAATATTGATGAAAACTGGGCACGCGCACAGACCATTTGGCCAGATATTATCAGTTATGCCCGCGACAAGGGCGTGAAGATTGCATTTGAAAACTGTCCCATGATCTTTAGCCACGATGAATGGCCAGGCGGACACAATATTGCCTATTCACCCTATATCTGGCGGCGCATCCTGGAAGCTTGGGGTGGCGATGTCGGCATGAATTTCGATCCAAGCCATTTGGTTTGGCAAATGATAGACCAACGTCGTTTTGTGCGTGAATTTGGTGCACATATGCTTCATGTTCATGCCAAGGATTTAATGATTGACCATGATGGACTTTATGAACGCGGCATCATGTCTGGTGGAATGGGCTGGCAGGTGCCTCGGATGCCAGGTCTTGGCGATGTGAACTGGGGTCATTTTTTCGCCGATCTGTACCGTGCAGGCTATGATGGCCCTGTCATCATTGAGCATGAGGATCGTGATTTTGAAGGTGACGACGCTGGCATAAAGCGTGGCTTTTTGCTGGCCCGTGATACATTGCAGCCATACATTCATTGA
- a CDS encoding hydroxyacid dehydrogenase, whose product MNDLRPLVISAPDPRDLDLIFTKDARQALFDTYRIVECEADELNQLDPAILSEASYVLGQPPISDELLGKLTSLRAVLNVEGNLFDNMPYDTLFARGIHVLTTMAVFAEPVAELGLAMALNLARRIIDADQAFNTGDEKWGLEGNHNTKLLSGADVGFVGFGELGKAINKLLTGFQPNVIAYDPWLPASVLKQQGVRPASLEAVLKDSDFVFVVASVTSENEGFLSAKEFASMRAGAALILVSRAAVVNFDDLIDAVESGHIGAASDVFPEEPLSQNHRVRKTKNFIRSAHRAGAMDVAFKRMGYMVLEDMALMDRGLPPMRCKRAERETVGMMRSKPVDKS is encoded by the coding sequence ATGAACGACCTACGCCCCCTTGTCATCAGTGCGCCGGACCCGCGCGATCTTGATTTGATCTTCACGAAAGACGCACGCCAAGCCTTGTTCGACACCTACCGTATTGTGGAGTGCGAAGCGGATGAGCTGAACCAGCTTGATCCAGCCATTTTGAGCGAAGCAAGTTACGTGTTGGGTCAGCCGCCAATTTCGGACGAACTGCTCGGCAAGCTGACATCCTTGCGCGCGGTGCTCAATGTCGAGGGCAATCTGTTTGACAACATGCCCTATGACACTTTGTTTGCACGCGGCATTCATGTGCTGACCACCATGGCGGTGTTTGCAGAACCCGTCGCGGAACTTGGTCTTGCTATGGCTTTGAATTTGGCGCGCCGCATTATTGATGCAGATCAGGCGTTTAATACTGGGGATGAAAAATGGGGACTGGAAGGCAACCATAATACAAAATTATTGTCGGGCGCCGATGTGGGCTTTGTCGGCTTTGGCGAGTTGGGCAAGGCCATCAATAAACTGCTGACCGGTTTTCAACCCAATGTCATTGCCTATGATCCCTGGCTCCCTGCGTCTGTGTTAAAGCAGCAGGGCGTGAGACCTGCCAGCCTGGAAGCTGTGCTGAAAGACAGTGACTTTGTGTTTGTGGTCGCGTCCGTCACAAGCGAGAATGAAGGTTTTCTGAGCGCGAAAGAGTTTGCGTCAATGCGCGCCGGTGCGGCGCTCATTTTGGTCAGCCGTGCCGCTGTGGTCAATTTCGATGATTTAATTGACGCTGTGGAATCTGGCCATATTGGTGCGGCCAGTGATGTGTTTCCCGAAGAGCCATTGTCGCAAAATCATAGAGTGCGCAAGACCAAAAATTTCATTCGCTCGGCGCACCGGGCGGGCGCCATGGACGTCGCTTTCAAGCGCATGGGTTATATGGTTCTTGAAGATATGGCATTGATGGATCGCGGCTTACCGCCGATGCGGTGCAAGCGCGCTGAACGTGAGACAGTTGGCATGATGCGGTCAAAACCGGTGGACAAAAGCTGA
- a CDS encoding Gfo/Idh/MocA family protein, with amino-acid sequence MTDQARTVRVLVVGLGTMGESHALAYHTNPGFEIVGLVNRSGRAPSTVLANYPLFTDFDKALSAVEPDLVAIATYPDTHASYAISAMEAGAHVFLEKPIATTARDANRVVEAAEQHNRKLVVGYILRHHPSWMRLIDEARALGGPYVFRLNLNQQSFAETWEAHKNLMRSLSPIVDCGVHYVDVMCQITDAKPVSVRGMGVRLSEEIAADMYNYGHFQVVFDDGSVGWYEAGWGPMMSETAHFVKDIVSPNGAVSIVPDPAADSQSIDNHTKASHIQLHRAALDKDGNFVQADHVMEMESEPGHQGLCDREQAFMLKAIKDDLDLSRHMNDAVQSLKICLAADESIRMGHEVILAE; translated from the coding sequence GTGACTGATCAGGCGAGAACAGTGCGGGTATTGGTAGTGGGGCTTGGCACCATGGGGGAAAGCCATGCGCTAGCCTATCACACAAATCCAGGCTTTGAGATTGTCGGCTTGGTCAATCGCAGTGGTCGAGCACCGTCGACAGTGTTAGCAAATTATCCGCTTTTCACTGATTTCGACAAAGCATTGTCTGCCGTAGAGCCTGATCTTGTGGCTATCGCGACCTATCCGGATACCCATGCGTCCTATGCAATATCTGCCATGGAGGCGGGGGCTCATGTCTTCCTGGAAAAACCCATTGCCACCACTGCGCGTGACGCAAACCGAGTTGTCGAGGCTGCTGAGCAACATAATCGGAAATTGGTTGTGGGATATATCCTGCGGCATCATCCCTCATGGATGCGGCTGATTGATGAGGCAAGGGCACTTGGCGGTCCTTATGTGTTTCGTCTGAACCTCAATCAGCAGTCTTTTGCAGAGACATGGGAGGCGCACAAGAATCTCATGCGCTCTTTGTCACCCATCGTTGATTGCGGTGTGCATTATGTGGATGTGATGTGCCAGATTACCGATGCCAAACCCGTTAGCGTGCGCGGTATGGGCGTGCGTTTATCCGAGGAAATCGCGGCGGACATGTATAATTACGGTCATTTTCAGGTGGTCTTCGACGATGGGTCCGTGGGCTGGTACGAGGCGGGCTGGGGGCCAATGATGTCTGAAACCGCACACTTCGTGAAAGACATTGTGTCGCCGAACGGCGCTGTATCCATCGTGCCAGATCCCGCCGCCGATTCTCAATCCATCGATAATCATACCAAGGCAAGCCACATCCAGCTCCACCGCGCCGCTTTGGACAAGGACGGGAATTTCGTTCAAGCGGATCATGTCATGGAGATGGAAAGCGAACCAGGCCACCAGGGATTGTGTGACCGGGAGCAGGCTTTCATGCTCAAGGCAATTAAAGATGATCTGGATTTGTCGCGTCATATGAACGATGCTGTGCAGTCGCTCAAAATATGTCTTGCAGCGGACGAAAGCATCCGCATGGGGCACGAGGTGATTTTAGCGGAATAG
- a CDS encoding ABC transporter substrate-binding protein codes for MSNRLFKGALLGAFTLGLMSTAMAADYTIGISNTVQGNGWREEMVCAMKAEALASGKVKSLNIAHRNTDAAGQIEDINNLIQAGVDAIVVNPSNPDGIKSAVKAATDRGIVVVAVDQAVNEDSAYVLSNNQEQYAYLGAKWLFEQIDGKGTVVYMRGAAGASADDDRDKGFKKALAEFPDVSVALEVFTGWQQDQGKQQILDYIATGIPFDGVWTSGIDNVIVDAFVESDTPLVPIVGADNAGFVGQLNSVDGLVGAAVTNPGSVGGAGVALAIRLLEGEKPADRVVLVDPELWENATDAGKAKLQAAADPSLDPEWPVSIMIPEWTNYTKAQIIACKGPGE; via the coding sequence ATGAGCAACAGATTATTTAAAGGCGCACTTTTGGGTGCATTCACGCTTGGCTTGATGTCAACCGCGATGGCAGCTGATTATACCATCGGCATATCCAATACAGTGCAAGGCAATGGCTGGCGTGAAGAGATGGTTTGCGCCATGAAAGCGGAAGCTCTGGCTTCCGGTAAAGTTAAATCGCTCAACATCGCGCACCGCAATACCGACGCAGCCGGACAAATTGAGGACATCAACAACCTCATTCAAGCTGGCGTGGACGCGATTGTGGTCAATCCTTCCAACCCTGATGGCATCAAATCTGCCGTGAAAGCTGCGACCGATCGTGGCATCGTGGTGGTGGCCGTTGACCAAGCGGTGAATGAAGATTCCGCGTACGTGCTGTCGAACAACCAGGAGCAATATGCCTATTTGGGCGCAAAATGGTTGTTCGAGCAAATCGACGGAAAGGGAACTGTTGTCTATATGCGCGGCGCTGCTGGCGCATCTGCTGATGATGACCGCGATAAGGGCTTCAAAAAAGCATTGGCGGAATTTCCCGATGTCAGCGTTGCGTTGGAAGTTTTCACCGGTTGGCAACAGGATCAGGGAAAACAGCAAATTCTGGATTACATCGCGACTGGAATTCCGTTTGATGGAGTTTGGACTTCGGGCATCGATAATGTGATTGTCGACGCGTTTGTTGAATCCGATACACCGCTCGTACCAATCGTCGGTGCGGATAATGCCGGTTTTGTTGGCCAGCTTAACTCCGTGGACGGACTGGTCGGTGCTGCCGTCACCAACCCAGGTTCTGTCGGTGGTGCAGGTGTAGCCCTCGCTATCCGGTTGCTGGAAGGTGAAAAACCAGCAGACCGCGTGGTCCTGGTTGATCCTGAATTGTGGGAAAATGCCACCGATGCAGGAAAAGCCAAGTTGCAAGCTGCAGCTGATCCATCGCTGGATCCGGAATGGCCCGTCTCCATCATGATCCCCGAATGGACAAACTACACCAAAGCGCAGATCATCGCTTGTAAAGGTCCTGGCGAGTAA
- a CDS encoding ATP-binding cassette domain-containing protein: MSELLVQMDNVSKSYGPINALGGVNLSVYRGEVVGLLGDNGAGKSTLIKVLSGAVRATGGTISIKGKQVEMNSTTDAIDNGIETIYQDSALVTQLSIARNLFLGREPIKGSKLFGRMDEEKMEAVASELLKEVGISKNIPPTTPISALSGGERQAVAIARAMHFESDLIILDEPTNNLGVAETQGVLQFVRNAKASGHSCIFIAHNIHHVFQVVDRIVVMRRGEIVADDIDPKTTTVDAVERIITGMDS; the protein is encoded by the coding sequence ATGTCGGAATTACTTGTGCAGATGGACAATGTGTCCAAAAGCTACGGACCGATAAATGCCCTCGGCGGCGTTAATCTGTCGGTCTATCGCGGCGAAGTGGTTGGCTTGTTGGGTGACAATGGTGCGGGAAAATCCACTTTGATCAAGGTGCTTTCCGGCGCTGTCAGGGCAACAGGTGGAACCATCTCGATCAAGGGCAAACAGGTGGAAATGAACAGCACCACCGATGCGATCGACAATGGCATTGAGACCATTTATCAGGACTCCGCGCTGGTAACCCAGCTTTCGATTGCGCGAAATCTTTTTCTCGGTCGCGAGCCGATCAAAGGCTCAAAACTTTTTGGCCGGATGGATGAGGAGAAGATGGAGGCAGTCGCCTCTGAGCTTCTAAAAGAAGTTGGTATTTCGAAAAATATTCCACCAACAACCCCAATCAGTGCTTTGTCGGGCGGTGAACGACAGGCGGTGGCGATCGCCCGCGCCATGCACTTTGAAAGTGATTTGATTATCCTGGATGAGCCGACCAACAATCTTGGCGTTGCTGAAACGCAGGGTGTTTTGCAATTTGTTCGCAATGCCAAAGCGTCCGGCCATTCCTGCATTTTCATCGCTCACAACATCCATCACGTTTTCCAGGTGGTCGACCGCATTGTTGTCATGCGGCGCGGCGAGATTGTTGCCGATGACATTGATCCCAAAACGACAACGGTGGATGCGGTTGAACGCATCATCACCGGAATGGACAGTTAA